The Synergistales bacterium nucleotide sequence CACGAGCCGGCGGATTTCAAGGGCCTCAAGTTCCGGGCTATGGCCGACGACCAGGTGGCGCTCTACGAGGCCTTCGGCGCCAGCGGGACGCCCATCCCCTGGACGGAGCTCTACATGGCGCTGAAGACCGGCGTGGTGGACGGACAGATGAATCCCGCCATGTACATCCGGATCGGGTCGCTCTACGAGGTGCAGACCTACCTGACGCTGGCCAATATCCAGTACTCCGACCAGTTCCTGGTGATGAACGGCAAGCTCTTCGATTCCCTCAGCGAAAAACAGCGGCAGGTGGTCCGCGATGCGGCGCTGGAGGCCAACAACATGAACCGGGCCTTCGTGGAGAAGAAGGACTCCAAGGACATCGAGTTCCTCGTCGATCAGGGCATGGAGGCCTACACCCCCACCGATGAGCAGATGGCCAGGTTCCGCGACATCGGCCAGCCCGCCTATCTGGAGTGGCTGCAGGGCAGGATCGACGAGAGCTGGATCGATCTCTCCCTGGAGTGCGCCGCAGGTGCCAACAAAAAGGCGGCGGAGCAGTAGGTTTCGTGGTGTCTGAACGGAAGACCGGGCCGGCCGCCCGGTGGGCGAAGCGCCTGGAACGCCTCAGCGCATGGAGCGCTGGGGCGCTCCTCACCTTGAATATCGGCACCATCCTGCTGGGGATCTTCTGCCGCTACGTGCTCCACAGCTCCTTCATCTGGACCGAGGAGCTGGCCCGCTTCTCGCTGCTATGGCTGGTGCTCCTGGCGGCCTACGGGGCGCTGTTCCACAACGAGCACATGGTGGTGGACTTCGTGGTGCCCCGGCTTCCCGACCGGCTCCAGAGGCTGGCGGCCGGATTCCGGCTGCTGGTGACGGTGGTGGTGCTGTCGCTGATGATCTATATGGGGTTCCGGAACGCTCTGGGCATGTGGAGCATGCGGACCATGGCCATGCACATCCCCAAAACGGTGCCGCTGCTGGCCGTGCCGGCGGGACTGTCGCTCCTGCTGGCGGGGGTGCTCCTCCTGGAGCGGCGGAAACGGGAGGAGGGGCGTGACCGATGACCTTCCTGATGATCGGCGCCTTCCTCATCCTGATGGTCATCGGCCTGCCGCTCTACCTCTCGCTGCTCTCGGCGGCGCTGGTGGGGATCATCTCCCTGGGCAACCTCTCGCTGCTCAAGGTGATGGCCCAGCAGTTCTACGGCGGTATGGACGTCTTCTCCCTCATGGCCATCCCCTTCTTCATCCTGGCCGGGATCCTGATGAACCGCTCCGGGCTCACCGACCGGCTCCTGGACTTCAGCAGACTGCTGGTAGGCTCCGTGCGGGGCGGTCTGGGCTATGTCAACGTGCTGGGCGGGATCATCCTCGCCGGGGTCAACGGCTCGGCCGCGGCGGATGCCTCGGCGCTGGGGGCCATCCTCATCCCGGCCATGAAGAAGGACGGCTTCACCCCCGCCTACGCGGCGGGGCTCACGGCGGGGAGCTCCCTCATCGGGCCGATCATCCCGCCGAGTATCTTCATGATCATCTACGCCACCATGACCAACACCTCCATCGGCGGGCTCTTCGCTGCGGGGATGCTGCCCGGCTTTGTTTTGGGAGGCGCCTTCATGGTGATGAACTTCTTCTACTCCCGGCGGTACAGCATGCCCCGGAGCCACGCCGAGAGCGTGCGGGGCCAGACCGGTGCGGTGCTGCTGCGCTCGCTGGTGGCGCTGGTGGCCCCGGTGATCATCATCGGGGGAATCATGACCGGTGTGGTGACCCCCACCGAGTCCGGCGCGCTGGGCGCCTTCTACTGTCTGGTAGCCGGCGTGGTCTATACCAAACAGCTCGACTGGAGTGAGCTCGGTGCCGCCCTCTACGAGACGGTGCGGCTCACCAGCTCCATCTTTCTCATCATCGGGGCGGCCACGGTGATCGGCTGGCTCCTCAAGTGGGAGCAGGTGCCGCAGCGATTCGCGGCCTTTATCATCGAGACGGGGATCATCGAGAACCCCTGGCTGCTGCTGATTGTCCTGAGCGC carries:
- the dctP gene encoding TRAP transporter substrate-binding protein DctP; this translates as MRMRRYSLVGCLLTVAFLVVAAGGATASAEVVKMSYNGPADVENNAVHYFATNFKKLVEEGTGGAVEIELYPDSQLGNEEERMELLMDTGMNQPIVNIASYAGIAPVFPEMYASNIPFLFDSFEAAHIYFDQSRFWDRARKVFRERTGAVLLAAVEEGGFLAFTNSKRPIHEPADFKGLKFRAMADDQVALYEAFGASGTPIPWTELYMALKTGVVDGQMNPAMYIRIGSLYEVQTYLTLANIQYSDQFLVMNGKLFDSLSEKQRQVVRDAALEANNMNRAFVEKKDSKDIEFLVDQGMEAYTPTDEQMARFRDIGQPAYLEWLQGRIDESWIDLSLECAAGANKKAAEQ
- a CDS encoding TRAP transporter large permease, giving the protein MTFLMIGAFLILMVIGLPLYLSLLSAALVGIISLGNLSLLKVMAQQFYGGMDVFSLMAIPFFILAGILMNRSGLTDRLLDFSRLLVGSVRGGLGYVNVLGGIILAGVNGSAAADASALGAILIPAMKKDGFTPAYAAGLTAGSSLIGPIIPPSIFMIIYATMTNTSIGGLFAAGMLPGFVLGGAFMVMNFFYSRRYSMPRSHAESVRGQTGAVLLRSLVALVAPVIIIGGIMTGVVTPTESGALGAFYCLVAGVVYTKQLDWSELGAALYETVRLTSSIFLIIGAATVIGWLLKWEQVPQRFAAFIIETGIIENPWLLLIVLSAIIFPVGMFMEEVSTLTLLTPIFAPLAVKAGIDPLHFGVVMTLNVTIALITPPMGACNYIVAAVGKVPLVDVFRIIWPFIGVAMTVVLLIITFPWLTTLIPLWLGLG
- a CDS encoding TRAP transporter small permease; this translates as MVSERKTGPAARWAKRLERLSAWSAGALLTLNIGTILLGIFCRYVLHSSFIWTEELARFSLLWLVLLAAYGALFHNEHMVVDFVVPRLPDRLQRLAAGFRLLVTVVVLSLMIYMGFRNALGMWSMRTMAMHIPKTVPLLAVPAGLSLLLAGVLLLERRKREEGRDR